In the genome of Colwellia sp. PAMC 21821, the window ATTGCACTGCTGTTTTTATTCTACGAAATTTTTGGTGTCATCACCAACTTAGTGGGCGGTTGGTTGGGCGCTAGCGTAGGACTTAATAAAACCATGAATATCGGCTTAGGCCTGCAAATAATCGCTTTAGCTATGCTATTGGTACCGACAAGTTACCTTACTGTTGCGTATGTGATGGTAGCTCAAGCGTTGTCAGGTATTGCCAAAGACCTTAATAAAATGAGTGCAAAAAGCTCGATTAAATTGCTAGTTCCAGCAGTCGATAGCAGTAAGTTATATCAATGGGTCGCACTATTAACTGGCTCTAAAAACACCCTAAAAGGCCTCGGGTTTTTTCTGGGTGGTGTGCTATTAACCTGGTTAGGCTTTACTGGCGCTATTGCGGTTATGGTCGTTATGTTAGTGTTAGTTTGGCTATGTAGTCTCTTTAAATTGCAAGCAGACTTAGGTAAAGCCAAACAAAAACCAAAATTCAAAGAAATATTATCGAAAAGTCGAGCTATTAATTTTCTCTCAGCAGCCAGATTGTTTTTGTTTGCTGCCAGGGATGTTTGGTTTGTCATCGCCTTACCTGTTTTTTTAGCCGCAGAATTTGGTTGGTCGCATAGCTGGGTCGGTGGTTTTCTTGCCATTTGGATTGTGCTTTATGGCGTTATTCAAACGCTTGCACCAACGTTAACATCAAAACGAACAGGTCAGGCACCAACGAGTAAAGATGCCGCAATTTGGGGCGCAATACTGGTTATTGTACCTGTAGCTATGGCGTTTGCATTACAGGGTGGTTTCTCCGCTCAATGGACGGTTGTTCTTGGCTTAATAGTGTTTGCGGTCTTATTTGCTATTAACTCTTCGTTACATAGTTTTTTGATTGTGGATATGGCAGATAAAGATGGTGTATCACTTGATGTTGGCTTTTATTATATGGCTAATGCCTGCGGTAGGTTGCTAGGTACCGTACTTTCAGGCTGGATTTTTCAGGTTTATGGCTTAGTTGCTTGCTTGTATATATCTGCAATTTTTATTGCTTTAGCGGTGCTATTTGCGAGCTTAATTAAACCAGGTAATGATGACGAACTTGAGTTATCAACCACAGCTAAGTAGATGTAATGACCATTATTTATTATAAATAGGGCAATTTAGTGACTCTACCCTTGTTGGTCGAGTCGACTTTTAATTCATTTTTAATATCTTTCCACGCAGTGACCTTACCGCCAACATTAAGTTTTTTAAAACTTAAGCCTTTCGTATCTTTGTTTTTAATATCTAGAAAGCATAAAAGTTCTGCATAGCTCTGATTAAGGCTAATATCTATCGATAGAAAGTCATTTTCTCGGCCTTGAAAGTAGGTTTGAACTTGTCTTTCGTGCTGCTGGTAACAATGTGCTAAAAACTCGATATTATGGATGTTTTCTAAACTATAGGGCGCGAATATTTCTTGATAGCAACGTTTGATAATAGGGTTAAAGCCGCCATCGTCGCGAACAAGGTTGGTATGCATGCGCACAAGTAATTGTTGAATGGAGGGCAGCCATTTATCCATAGTGCGTGTTAAATAGATAAATTTAGCATCGGGGTAAGCTTTATCTAAGTGTTGATAATCACAAAATATTGGCGTGTCTGCGATCACTTGTGCTTCAACAAAGGCACGGTCGGTATAAGCGGTATGCGCTACCTTAAAACCTAATTCAAGCATAGCAGCACATACGCTTGTAGTGCCGGTTCTAGGTAAGCCAATAATAAATACTTTGGTCATGATATTTGAGATACAGGCAACTTTAAACGCATTGCTTTAATAAATGAGGGCAGTAATAAGTAAATTAATACCTATTAAGATTGATTGTTACTATCAACCGAGACCTTTAAATCTTTTAAAATGCCGTCATGCAAGTTGTAGACAAAACCATGAACGGTTACGTCTTGATTAATTTCCCAAGCATTTTTTAATATAGTTGTGTTGCAAACGTTAGCCACTTGTTCAATGACATTTAATTCACAAAGCAGTTTTAATCGTTCAGTTTTGTCTTCAACAGCATCTAAGCTAGCTTTATGGAAGCGATAAACGTCTTTAATATGATGTAGCCAATTATCAATTAAGCCATAGCTTTTATCACCTAAAGAAGCAATAACACCACCGCAGCCATAATGACCACAAACAATAATATGTTTGATTTTTAAAACATCAACGGCAAATTGTATAACAGAAAGGCAATTTAGGTCGGTATGAATAACTTGGTTAGCGATATTACGATGTACAAAAACTTCACCAGGTTGCATACCCAGTAATTCATTGGCTGGTACTCGAGAGTCTGAGCAACCGATCCATAAGTAATCTGGGTTTTGTTGGTCAGATAAGTTTTTGAAAAAGTCTGGGTTTACTTTTTTTACATCATCAGCCCATTGCTGATTTTTCTCAAATAAATGCTGTATTGAACTCATGTAGGTAGCAACTAAGGAATATATACCGCAATTTTAAGTGGTTGTGCTCACATGTAAAGTAAAAACTATTTTGATCGCCATTGTATTACGCTTAATTTTACTCGAAATTGTTATTGCGGTGGTTTCAAATGGCTGTTTTTAGTCCAGAATCACTCGCTACAATAGCCGATTAATAATGAGAGGGTTATTAATCTGGCTTTGCACGCGGCCGTTAAAGTTTAGCTAAACTTTAGTTAAAAGCGAAAAACTTGCGCAAGCGCTCAAGGCTAACGCTACCAAAAGTGCTTATTTTATAAAGTGAGTAAAGAAAAACGCAACTCTCCCGAGAGGTAAAATGGCAGTGACTTAGGCAAATTGAAACCTGGCCAAATGATATAGGCGTTTGATGATGATTTTTGAAAACGTTTATAATTGTTCATGTTCCGACTAAAACAAAACTTTCTCATCATCTGATTCAAAGCATTTAATCGGCTATAACGACTATTCTTGTGCTTTATCTTTTTTGACTTGTTCTGCTTTTCGCGTCTCTACTTTATTTTGTTGTTCGTCTGATAGCTCAAATTTACGAGCTGATTGCTTGATCAGTAAAATACCGGCAATGACTGAGCCGACGGCAATAACAATAATAATAATGGTGGTAAAAGTCATGTATCTATCCTTATAGATAAAATGTAGAACTAGGTCATTTTCTTACTATTGAATATGTTTATTCGGGCTAAAACAATAGCAAAATAGCACAATAGCATGTAATTAATTTGTAAGCTCTGAGCAAGTTGATAAGAATTTTTTCGCTGAGCTCCTATAATTTTCGTAGTTCTCCTATAATAAATTAAACTCAACAAGTTACCTTTATTAAATATTTGGAAACAATGATGTCAAAACGTCTTAGTGTCAATTTGTTAATGCCTAGTTTATTAATTGGAATTTTTAGTGTCATCTCGATCGTTTTTCTTGGCGATCATCTTAGTCACAACCAAACCGCGATATTATTGTTAGTGATGGTGGCTGCACAATGTGTTGTAGGGTATTTATATTCTCAGCAAAAACTTACTCATCGACTTGCACATTTGCAGCAATATATTAATCAGGTGGCAAGTGTTGACGAAGCACCTAATATACTGACAAAAGATGAAAATAATGA includes:
- a CDS encoding DUF2897 family protein yields the protein MTFTTIIIIVIAVGSVIAGILLIKQSARKFELSDEQQNKVETRKAEQVKKDKAQE
- a CDS encoding sulfotransferase family protein gives rise to the protein MTKVFIIGLPRTGTTSVCAAMLELGFKVAHTAYTDRAFVEAQVIADTPIFCDYQHLDKAYPDAKFIYLTRTMDKWLPSIQQLLVRMHTNLVRDDGGFNPIIKRCYQEIFAPYSLENIHNIEFLAHCYQQHERQVQTYFQGRENDFLSIDISLNQSYAELLCFLDIKNKDTKGLSFKKLNVGGKVTAWKDIKNELKVDSTNKGRVTKLPYL
- the can gene encoding carbonate dehydratase, which produces MSSIQHLFEKNQQWADDVKKVNPDFFKNLSDQQNPDYLWIGCSDSRVPANELLGMQPGEVFVHRNIANQVIHTDLNCLSVIQFAVDVLKIKHIIVCGHYGCGGVIASLGDKSYGLIDNWLHHIKDVYRFHKASLDAVEDKTERLKLLCELNVIEQVANVCNTTILKNAWEINQDVTVHGFVYNLHDGILKDLKVSVDSNNQS
- the arsJ gene encoding organoarsenical effux MFS transporter ArsJ produces the protein MKVLNGVSNQLKQYFIITGNYWAFTLTDGALRMLVVLYFYQLGYSPLSIALLFLFYEIFGVITNLVGGWLGASVGLNKTMNIGLGLQIIALAMLLVPTSYLTVAYVMVAQALSGIAKDLNKMSAKSSIKLLVPAVDSSKLYQWVALLTGSKNTLKGLGFFLGGVLLTWLGFTGAIAVMVVMLVLVWLCSLFKLQADLGKAKQKPKFKEILSKSRAINFLSAARLFLFAARDVWFVIALPVFLAAEFGWSHSWVGGFLAIWIVLYGVIQTLAPTLTSKRTGQAPTSKDAAIWGAILVIVPVAMAFALQGGFSAQWTVVLGLIVFAVLFAINSSLHSFLIVDMADKDGVSLDVGFYYMANACGRLLGTVLSGWIFQVYGLVACLYISAIFIALAVLFASLIKPGNDDELELSTTAK